GCCGAACGTATTTCGCGCCATGCGGAAATGCTGGCAGTGATAATCAAAAATGATATCCATAACTGGCAGGAACGCTTTATTCACGACCTGAAGGAAGTTGCGCCGCGTAGCGCCGAAAGCCAGCAGAGGAACAACGTCGCGACCTTTCCCAAACTGGCCTGACATTCGCTCAGCGGCGCTTATTCTTTCGCCAGCGGAACCAACAAAACATCTACCTGGCTGGCGCTGACCACACTTTTCGCAGAGCAGGAGCTCGCGAAAAGAGAACTGTGGTTATGATTCCCGTAAAATGACCAAATCCACCGCATGTTTTCGGCACACATCCAGAATATGTTCGTTGAGCTCCCCATAAGTAATAAAGGTTTGCTCAATGGGATAACCCGCGTCACGACTGAGTGTATTAAGAAAGTCCTGTGTCTCCTCACGCATCACCTCGCGTAAATCCTCCAGCATCGGCGCAGCGAACTGGTTATAGATCTCAGGGTCGGAGGCGAGAGTAATCAGACTAATGCGGGCATTGACAGGGCGCGCAATGGAAACGGCTTTGGCTAAAAGTTGGCGGCTTTCTGGCGTAACGGCAACGGCGACAAGAATATGGGTGTAGCTCATAACTCGCTCCTTAATTGCAAGAATATGAGGTGGTAGTTCAGCTTTACTCTGTTTAAACCAATACTGCAACGCTTAGATAGGGCAATTGTGTGAGGGTTATCATAATTATTCATTAGATATTCTTATGGTTGAAATCGTGACAAAAATCACCAGGAAGACATTATTGTACGATTTAAATTAAATTTTGTGGGTATGAAAATGAAATGTTAATTGCAATGTAACAAAAATTAACATATAACCTATGGTAACTATGGGGTATTAATTAACGCGTCTTAATTTTTAAGTTATTGTTTTAGTGGAATTAAGTGTTTTTTCCCAAAAAGCACTATACCCAATAATTTTATATTTTCATAAAGTGATATTCACTTATTGAAACAAATGGCTTGTGTCTATTTCTTGAGCGCCTGGTCGGATCTCTGGAATACAAAGAATGCTCAATTGGCTATTAAACACACAAAATAAAAGCTTAACTGATGGGTTTATGTTAAGTATTTGAGCAATATTGTGACGTAGATCACATATTTTTCAAATTCGCAGCCCCGCTCCGTTGTATGTGTCGGTGGTGGCGAGTAGAGTTGCGTCGAATTAGGAAAAATCTTAGGTATTTGTAAGAATTGATTAAAACGTGTAAATGGCGAGTGTTCCCTGGAGGGAGTGCTTTCCAGTGCGCGTTTGTACCTGAACACTGCTATGTATTTGACCTTTTTGATTTTTTTACCGGGGATTCCCGGCAACATCACGGGGTGCGGTTTTACCGCATAAAAATAAAATGGGTTATTCTGGATGGGAACAATGCACACATCCGAGTTGCTGAAACATATCTATGACATCAATTTGTCATATTTACTTCTTGCACAGCGTCTGATCGTACAGGACAAAGCATCCGCGATGTTCCGCCTGGGCATCAGTGAAGAGATGGCGAACACGCTGGGGGACTTTTAACGCTTCCGCAAATGGTCAAGTTGGCCGAAACAAATCAGTTAGTGTGTCATTTCCGCTTTGACAGCAGCCAGACGATCACGCGTCTGACGCAGGATTCGCGTGTCGACGATCTTCAGCAAATTCATACCGGCATCATGCTGTCAACGCGTCTGCTCAACGACGTGAATCTGGCTGACGATGCGGCGCGTAAGAAAAGGGCCTGATGATGAGCGAAAAAAGCATTGTTCAGGAAGCGCGCGATATCCAGTTGGCCATGGAATTGATCACCCTGGGCGCCCGTTTGCAAATGCTGGAAAGCGAAACGCAGTTAAGCCGTGGTCGTCTCATCAGGCTGTACAAAGAATTACGCGGTAGTCCTCCGCCAAAAGGGATGCTTCCGTTTTCCACCGACTGGTTTATGACATGGGAGCAGAACATTCATGCTTCCATGTTCTGTAACGCCTGGCAGTTCTTACTCAAAACAGGACTCTGCAGCGGCGTAGATGCGGTGATCAAAGCGTATCGACTTTACCTGGAACAGTGCCCGCAACCGGAAGAAGGGCCGCTGCTCGCGCTAACCCGTGCCTGGACACTCGTACGTTTTGTTGAAAGTGGTTTGCTCGAAATGTCGAGCTGTAACTGCTGTGGCGGCAATTTTATTACCCACGCACATCAGCCGCTGGGCAGCTTTGCCTGCAGTTTATGCCAGCCTCCTTCCCGCGCCGTAAAAAGACGTAA
This Citrobacter enshiensis DNA region includes the following protein-coding sequences:
- the flhC gene encoding flagellar transcriptional regulator FlhC produces the protein MSEKSIVQEARDIQLAMELITLGARLQMLESETQLSRGRLIRLYKELRGSPPPKGMLPFSTDWFMTWEQNIHASMFCNAWQFLLKTGLCSGVDAVIKAYRLYLEQCPQPEEGPLLALTRAWTLVRFVESGLLEMSSCNCCGGNFITHAHQPLGSFACSLCQPPSRAVKRRKLSRDAADIIPQLLDEQVEQAV